The Carassius auratus strain Wakin chromosome 27, ASM336829v1, whole genome shotgun sequence genome includes a region encoding these proteins:
- the LOC113046011 gene encoding carbohydrate sulfotransferase 2-like has protein sequence MKIKPYPLKFTPPWEKNAGFGRKHKSCSRNHPKIIANPGIVMKVLRRKKIIMFLAYFLLVALTMLNLANYKWTKEPQQCNQPMQGVNFQSRSDIRHLYKAPQVKKRQLVYVLTTWRSGSSFFGELFNQNPDVFFLYEPMWHIWQKLYPGDAVSLQGAARDMLSSLYRCDFSVFQLYNSPGGKNITTLGLFGAAINKVICSYPFCTSYRKDVVGMVDEKVCRKCPPQSLEMLEEECLKYNTIVIKGVRILDVNVLAPLMEDPSLNLKVIHLVRDPRAVANSRIKSRHGLIRENLQVVRSRDPKLRRVPFVDPNHKMNKKDGSDYHSIGAMEVICEQMSRTLKTALQPPAWFKGKYLTVRYEDLVENPIKTVRSVYRFFNLSANHDIEIFAMNMTTGPNASTKPFIVSSRNATQAASAWRTVLNYQQIRQVEEYCQHAMSLLGYLRVRTAGEAKDLSRPLLTVPKI, from the coding sequence ATGAAAATCAAACCCTACCCTCTAAAATTCACACCACCATGGGAGAAGAATGCTGGCTTTGGAAGGAAACACAAGTCTTGCTCGAGAAACCACCCCAAAATAATCGCCAACCCGGGAATTGTGATGAAAGTGCTACGGCGGAAGAAGATCATTATGTTTCTGGCCTATTTTCTGCTGGTGGCTTTGACCATGCTGAACCTGGCTAATTACAAATGGACCAAAGAGCCACAGCAGTGCAACCAGCCGATGCAGGGAGTGAACTTCCAAAGCAGATCAGACATCCGTCACCTTTACAAAGCCCCGCAGGTCAAGAAAAGGCAGCTGGTGTACGTTTTGACCACTTGGAGGTCCGGCTCATCATTTTTCGGGGAGCTCTTCAACCAAAACCCAGATGTCTTTTTCTTGTATGAGCCCATGTGGCATATTTGGCAGAAGCTGTACCCGGGGGATGCCGTGTCCCTCCAGGGAGCGGCCAGGGACATGCTAAGCTCTCTTTACAGGTGCGACTTCTCCGTTTTCCAGCTGTACAACAGTCCTGGGGGCAAGAACATTACCACTCTCGGACTGTTTGGGGCCGCCATCAATAAGGTCATCTGCTCGTACCCCTTCTGCACGTCCTACAGGAAGGATGTGGTGGGAATGGTGGACGAGAAGGTTTGTAGAAAGTGCCCTCCACAGAGTCTTGAGATGCTGGAGGAGGAGTGTCTAAAGTACAACACGATCGTGATCAAGGGAGTTCGCATTTTGGACGTCAACGTTCTGGCCCCCCTGATGGAGGACCCTTCATTGAATCTGAAAGTGATTCATTTGGTGCGAGACCCCAGGGCGGTGGCCAACTCCAGGATCAAATCCCGGCACGGACTCATACGGGAGAATTTGCAAGTCGTACGCAGCCGAGACCCCAAGCTTCGTCGCGTGCCATTCGTGGACCCCAaccacaaaatgaacaaaaaagacGGGTCCGATTACCACTCCATTGGAGCCATGGAGGTGATCTGCGAACAGATGTCTAGAACTCTGAAAACCGCTCTTCAGCCTCCCGCCTGGTTCAAAGGCAAGTACTTGACGGTACGCTACGAGGACCTGGTGGAGAACCCCATCAAAACGGTTCGGAGTGTTTACCGCTTCTTTAATCTCTCAGCCAATCACGACATTGAGATCTTTGCTATGAATATGACGACAGGACCGAACGCCTCCACCAAACCCTTCATCGTGTCCTCCAGGAACGCCACACAAGCGGCCAGCGCCTGGAGAACTGTGTTGAACTACCAGCAGATCAGACAGGTGGAGGAGTACTGTCAGCATGCCATGTCTCTGCTGGGATACCTGCGCGTCCGCACGGCCGGGGAGGCTAAGGATTTGAGCAGACCATTATTGACAGTGCCCAAAATATGA